CCGGCTGACCGAGATGAAGGAGGTCAGCGGCGGCACGCCCTACGGCGCCACCACCCTGGCCGGCGGCGACGGCTCGCGCCAGCCCAGCGAGAACGAACTGGGCATCGCGCGGCAGCAGGGCAAGCACGTCGCGGCGATCGCCGCGAAGTTGGCCGCTTAAGCCGACGCCCGCAGCGCGGACCAGACCTTCTCCGGCGTCAGCGGCATCTGCAGCCGGGACGCCGCCTCCGCCCGGCCCTCGCGGGCCAGCGCGTCGATCACCGCGTTGACCACCGTCGGCGTGGCGCCGATGGTGCCCAGCTCGCCGACGCCCTTGACGCCCAGCGGGTTGGTCACCGATGGGACGGAGGTGTCGAACGCCGTCTTGAAGTCGCGGAAGCCGTCCACCCGGGGCATGGCGTAGTCGAGGAAGCTGGCGGTGTTGAGCTGCCCGCTGCCCTCGTCGTAGACCATCTGCTCGCACAGCGCCTGGCCAATGCCCTGCACCGCGCCGCCCTCGATCTGGCCCTTGACGATGGTCGGGTTGACCACGTAGCCGATGTCGTTGACCGAGGCATAGGCGACCAGTTCGACGACCCCGGTGGCGGGGTCGATCTCCACCTCGCCGGCATGGCAGGCGTTGGGCCAGGACGGGCCGGTCACCTTGGTCGTCGCGTCCATGGTGAACTGCGCGCCGGGCTGGCGGGCGGCCAGCTCGAACAGGTCGATGCCGAGGTCGGTGCCGGCGACGGTGAAGCGGCCGGCGCGGTATTCGATGTCGGCCGGCGGCGCCTCCAGCGCCTCGCCGGCGAGGCCCTTGGCGTGTTCCACCGTGCGCTCGGCCGCCACCTTCAACGCGGAGCCGCCGATGTACAGCGAGCGCGAGCCGGCGCTGCCGAAGCCGTTGGCGCGGTCGGTGTCGCCCTGCAGGATGCGGATGCGCTCGATCGGCACGCCGAAGACGTCCACCGCCAGCTGCGCGTAGCTGGTGGCGATGCCCTGGCCCATCGGCATGGTGGCCGAGGTCAGCTCGATGAAGCCGTCGGCGGCGACGCGCACGTCCACCCGCTCCTCGAAGGCGTTGCCGCTGGTCCATTCGAGGAAGGTCGACACCGCCCGGCCGCGCAGCCTGCCGCGGGCGGCCGACGCCGCCCGCCGGGCCTCGAAGCCGTTCCATTCCGCCAGCGCCAGGCCCTGGTCGAGGATCTGCTCGAAGCGGCCCACGTCGTAGGTCATCTTCATCGCGTTGGTGTAGGGCATCTGCTCCGGCCGCACCAGGTTGCGACGGCGCAGCTCGGCGGGGTCGAGCTGCAGCCGGCGCGCGGCCTCGTCCATCAGCCGCTCGATCAGGTAGATGGCCTCGGGCCGGCCCGCGCCGCGGTAGGCGCCGGTGGGGGCCCGGTTGCTCAGCACGCTGGTGAAGCGCAGGTCGATGGTGCGGATGTCGTAGACGCTGGTCGACACCCACGGCCCGACGAGCATCTGGATGGCCATGCCGGTGGCGGTGCCGTAGGCGCCGACGTTGGCCAGCGAGTGCACCCGCAGCGCCAGCACCTTGCCGTCGGCGTCCAGCGCCAGTTCGGCGCTGCCCTCGACGTCGCGGCCGTGGGCGGCGGAGACGAAGTCCTCCAGCCGCTGCGCCTGCCACTTCACCGGCCGGCCGACCGTGCGCGCGGCATGGGCGATGACCAGGTCCTCGGGGTAGGCCCCGCCCTTCATGCCGAAGCCGC
The sequence above is a segment of the Aquabacterium sp. J223 genome. Coding sequences within it:
- a CDS encoding xanthine dehydrogenase family protein molybdopterin-binding subunit, whose amino-acid sequence is MSTTTTGTPGIDDSTRFGSGQPVARIEDKALVRGEGRYTDDHVLPGQAFLAFARSPYAHARVLGVDAASAQDLPGVIAVFTGADLVAAGVKPMVNGAPFRRPDGGPLASPARHPLAHEVVRYVGEAVAAVVAETAEQARNAAALLMVDYEELPAVVDTRQALASGAPALCPDAPDNIAAEMRHGDPAAAQAAFDAAALTVKLDIVNQRLAPSPMEPRSTLAWLDNGRLTLRASSQMPTALRDAVVGHLPGLKTEDVRVVVGDVGGGFGMKGGAYPEDLVIAHAARTVGRPVKWQAQRLEDFVSAAHGRDVEGSAELALDADGKVLALRVHSLANVGAYGTATGMAIQMLVGPWVSTSVYDIRTIDLRFTSVLSNRAPTGAYRGAGRPEAIYLIERLMDEAARRLQLDPAELRRRNLVRPEQMPYTNAMKMTYDVGRFEQILDQGLALAEWNGFEARRAASAARGRLRGRAVSTFLEWTSGNAFEERVDVRVAADGFIELTSATMPMGQGIATSYAQLAVDVFGVPIERIRILQGDTDRANGFGSAGSRSLYIGGSALKVAAERTVEHAKGLAGEALEAPPADIEYRAGRFTVAGTDLGIDLFELAARQPGAQFTMDATTKVTGPSWPNACHAGEVEIDPATGVVELVAYASVNDIGYVVNPTIVKGQIEGGAVQGIGQALCEQMVYDEGSGQLNTASFLDYAMPRVDGFRDFKTAFDTSVPSVTNPLGVKGVGELGTIGATPTVVNAVIDALAREGRAEAASRLQMPLTPEKVWSALRASA